From Bifidobacterium sp. ESL0790, one genomic window encodes:
- a CDS encoding S24 family peptidase encodes MQQTQMAAMAEDDARDCTVTRIFRSTLAPIPVPAALESVHAGFPSVAQDYFAGDFSFDEHVIQHPDTTFIITVAGDSMEGAGIWDGDLLVVDRSLEPQAGDVVVAILDDELTVKRLIMRGSTPVLHAENPRYPDFMSSDAAELVVWGVVVGNFHPQSRPHRFSEPMDGVTRPGMQAPRGGQATSHAPQGSAASPGAPRGAAPGRQRATVYHFPDRHAQQG; translated from the coding sequence ATGCAGCAGACTCAGATGGCCGCCATGGCCGAAGACGACGCGCGGGATTGCACGGTGACGCGAATCTTCCGCTCGACGCTGGCGCCGATACCCGTGCCCGCCGCGCTGGAGTCGGTGCACGCCGGCTTCCCGTCGGTCGCCCAGGATTATTTCGCCGGCGATTTCAGCTTCGACGAGCATGTCATCCAGCATCCCGACACCACCTTCATCATCACCGTGGCCGGCGATTCCATGGAGGGCGCGGGCATCTGGGACGGCGACCTGCTGGTGGTCGACCGCTCGCTGGAGCCTCAGGCCGGCGACGTGGTGGTGGCCATCCTCGACGACGAGCTGACCGTCAAGCGCCTGATTATGCGCGGCTCCACGCCGGTGCTGCACGCCGAGAACCCGCGCTACCCCGATTTCATGTCGTCCGACGCCGCCGAACTGGTGGTCTGGGGCGTGGTGGTGGGCAACTTCCACCCGCAGAGCCGGCCGCACCGCTTCAGCGAGCCGATGGACGGCGTCACCCGCCCGGGCATGCAGGCCCCACGCGGCGGCCAAGCCACCAGCCATGCCCCACAGGGATCGGCGGCCTCCCCCGGCGCGCCACGAGGGGCCGCACCCGGGCGGCAGAGGGCCACGGTCTACCACTTCCCCGACCGCCACGCCCAACAGGGCTGA
- a CDS encoding HAMP domain-containing sensor histidine kinase — protein sequence MELSVIIVVATAIAFVMAWFLLKVGLSGWIAMPLTLVVALGITYFFSRGLTTPLRQMRDAAEAMAEGDYTVRVKTDDTSNDEVGQLALSFNEMAEELQHADQMRRDMVANVSHELRTPVSALQAMLENLADGVVEPTPANLESILNQTHRLSDLIAFLLDLSRMEAGAASLDIEQFNFAEFIDETLEPLEIADAGHAHDVEVRVPKSITLEGDQDRLRQLFTNIISNAFKHSADNTTVLIEAHEDKQHGTVVTNVVNFGSQIPREKRADIFRRFVKGKTGPGTESGGTGLGLSIARWAAQLHGGNVKVVDDSRGANFEISLPKYHIATPSEADEAARYADESSEPSESAESSKSSETAEA from the coding sequence ATGGAGCTGAGCGTCATCATCGTGGTGGCCACCGCCATCGCCTTCGTCATGGCGTGGTTCCTGCTCAAGGTGGGCCTGAGCGGATGGATCGCGATGCCGCTGACCCTGGTGGTGGCGCTCGGCATCACCTACTTCTTCTCCCGCGGGCTGACCACCCCCCTGCGCCAGATGCGCGACGCCGCCGAGGCGATGGCCGAGGGCGACTACACGGTGCGCGTCAAAACCGACGACACCAGCAACGACGAGGTGGGCCAGCTGGCGCTCTCGTTCAACGAGATGGCCGAGGAGCTGCAGCACGCCGACCAGATGCGCCGCGACATGGTGGCCAACGTCAGCCATGAGCTGCGCACCCCCGTCTCGGCCCTGCAGGCCATGCTCGAGAACCTCGCCGACGGTGTGGTGGAGCCCACCCCCGCCAACCTCGAGAGCATTCTGAACCAGACGCACCGGCTCTCCGACCTCATCGCCTTCCTGCTCGACCTCTCGCGCATGGAGGCGGGCGCGGCGAGCCTCGACATCGAGCAGTTCAACTTCGCCGAGTTCATCGACGAAACGCTGGAGCCGTTGGAGATCGCGGACGCGGGCCACGCCCACGACGTGGAGGTGCGCGTGCCGAAATCCATCACCTTGGAGGGCGACCAGGACCGTCTGCGCCAGCTGTTCACCAACATCATCTCCAACGCGTTCAAGCATTCGGCCGACAACACCACCGTGCTCATTGAGGCACACGAGGACAAGCAGCACGGCACCGTGGTGACCAACGTGGTCAACTTCGGCTCGCAGATCCCGCGCGAGAAGCGCGCCGACATCTTCCGCCGCTTCGTCAAGGGCAAGACGGGGCCGGGCACCGAGTCGGGCGGCACCGGGCTCGGGCTGTCGATCGCCCGCTGGGCCGCGCAGCTGCACGGGGGCAACGTGAAGGTGGTCGACGACAGCCGTGGCGCCAATTTCGAGATCTCGCTGCCCAAATACCATATCGCCACGCCGTCCGAGGCCGACGAGGCCGCGCGATACGCCGACGAGTCGTCCGAGCCTTCGGAATCTGCCGAGTCCTCCAAATCTTCCGAGACCGCCGAAGCCTGA